The following are from one region of the Actinopolyspora halophila DSM 43834 genome:
- a CDS encoding DedA family protein — translation MDAVEIAQNVMGSPWLYLAIYVFVAIDGFFPTIPGETLVVTSGVFAASGQPELPLVVLVAAAGGLTGDHVSYGIGRLAGSRLLERMRPGARKRKPFDWAARTLRQRGGSVLIICRFVPGCRTAATLTTGSVRFPLPSFAGFSSIGGLCWASYFTMVGYLGGITFRQHPLLGVVLGIALAVLVAGAVEGIRNVRQRRAETGEDFPAEETAGQTSSIPTREGTGTYQ, via the coding sequence GTGGACGCCGTCGAAATCGCGCAGAACGTCATGGGGTCACCGTGGCTTTACCTCGCGATCTACGTGTTCGTGGCCATCGATGGATTCTTCCCGACCATCCCGGGGGAAACTCTGGTCGTCACCTCTGGGGTCTTCGCCGCTTCCGGCCAGCCCGAACTTCCCCTCGTCGTGCTCGTGGCCGCTGCGGGCGGACTCACGGGCGACCACGTCTCCTACGGCATCGGACGGTTGGCCGGCAGCCGGCTCCTGGAACGAATGCGCCCCGGAGCGCGCAAACGCAAACCGTTCGACTGGGCCGCGCGGACACTGCGCCAGCGCGGCGGCTCGGTCCTGATCATCTGTAGGTTCGTCCCCGGTTGTCGCACCGCGGCGACCCTGACCACGGGAAGCGTGCGCTTCCCGCTCCCCTCGTTCGCCGGGTTCAGCAGTATAGGCGGCCTGTGCTGGGCGAGCTACTTCACCATGGTCGGCTATCTGGGCGGGATCACCTTCCGACAACACCCGTTGCTCGGCGTCGTGCTGGGAATCGCTCTCGCTGTTCTGGTCGCGGGCGCCGTCGAAGGCATCAGGAACGTGCGGCAACGCCGGGCGGAAACGGGCGAGGACTTCCCCGCCGAGGAAACGGCCGGGCAGACATCTTCGATCCCCACCCGCGAGGGAACCGGAACGTATCAGTGA
- the lspA gene encoding signal peptidase II, protein MSDERRRSDSTSSEEHTARADSAVARESPRWRLLGLLFGISLVLLGLDVLTKSLAIARLEGQPPVELFGGALYLVLFRNPGAAFSIATGLTWVLALLAIVVIGVIIWFAPKLRSKGWAVGIGLVLGGATGNLVDRIFREPGPLRGHVIDFLSVLAPDGSVWPVFNLADSGIVCGGVLIVLLALLGYDYDGTVQRKKSRSAADEGKDERAPGAIEREDSGADSERSGATDPERGDGEEKS, encoded by the coding sequence GTGAGCGATGAGCGCCGCCGATCCGACTCGACGTCCTCCGAGGAACACACGGCACGGGCGGACTCCGCCGTGGCGCGGGAGTCACCCCGCTGGCGGCTGCTGGGCCTGCTGTTCGGGATCTCCCTGGTGCTGCTCGGGCTGGACGTGCTCACCAAGTCGCTGGCGATAGCGCGGCTCGAAGGACAACCACCGGTCGAGTTGTTCGGTGGAGCGCTCTACCTGGTGCTCTTCCGCAATCCGGGAGCGGCCTTCAGCATCGCCACCGGACTCACCTGGGTGCTCGCGCTGCTGGCGATAGTGGTGATCGGGGTCATCATCTGGTTCGCTCCGAAGCTGCGTTCGAAGGGGTGGGCCGTCGGCATCGGTCTCGTCCTCGGAGGCGCCACCGGCAATCTGGTGGACCGGATCTTCCGGGAACCGGGGCCCCTGCGCGGCCACGTGATCGACTTCCTGTCGGTGCTGGCTCCGGACGGCAGCGTCTGGCCGGTTTTCAACCTGGCCGACTCGGGAATCGTCTGCGGCGGGGTGCTCATCGTGCTGCTCGCGCTGCTCGGATACGACTACGACGGGACCGTGCAGCGGAAGAAGTCCCGGAGCGCGGCGGACGAGGGCAAGGACGAACGCGCCCCGGGGGCGATCGAACGCGAAGACAGCGGTGCGGACTCGGAGCGTTCCGGCGCCACCGATCCGGAGCGTGGTGACGGTGAGGAAAAATCTTGA
- the ileS gene encoding isoleucine--tRNA ligase — protein MAYPKVPFNGASSDGTEAAERTGTVSAQPSFPAIERAVLDFWARDDTFRASVQAREPGTDGSNEFVFYDGPPFANGLPHYGHLLTGYVKDVVPRYKTMRGQRVERRFGWDCHGLPAEVEAEKQLGINTKSEIESMGIAEFNEACRSSVLNYTDEWQDYVTRQARWVDFANDYKTLDLDYMESVMWAFRNLWDKGLVYNGFRVLWYCWRCETPLSNTETRMDDVYRQRQDPAVTVGLRLHANGASFDGAYALVWTTTPWTLPSNLAAAVHPDIEYVLVQPAESDRRYVVAADRLQAYSRELGEDVAERVLARFSGSELLGVAYDPPFDFFRGRSNAHRILEADYVTTEDGTGLVHIAPAFGEEDKTVTDAAGIDPVVPVDAHGRFTSEVVPYEGQQVFEANKQIIRDLKDSGLLLRHETYDHPYPHCWRCDNALIQRAVSSWFVAVSQFKDRMVELNQRIDWVPEHIRDGQFGKWLENARDWNISRNRYWGSPIPVWMSDDPNHPRTDVYGSLDELEADFGVRPGNLHRPDIDELTRPNPDDPTGRSTMRRVPDVLDCWFESGAMPFAQVHYPFENAEWFEHHYPGDFIVEYSGQTRGWFYTLHVLATALFDRPAFSHVVAHGIVLGHDGLKMSKSKRNYPDVREVFERDGSDAMRWFLMSSPVLRGGDLVVTEKGIRDAVRQAVLPLWNSWYFLALYANAEGFEGSWRTDSRHVLDQYVLAKTRELVEDVQAAMDVFDLAGSCASVRDFLEVLTNWYVRRSRDRFWAGDRDAIDTLHTVLEVTCRVLAPLLPLTAEAVWRGLTGERSVHLADWPSAEQLPSDPELVHAMDSVRRVCSTALGLRKSNKLRVRLPLRRLTVALPQAEALRPFVELIRDEVNVKNVEPTTEVAAHGHFEISVNARAAGPRLGGDVQKVIKAVKSGEWTRTSSGNVSAAGIELRPEEFSEHLVSTDSGAAAALPSGEGLVVLDTEVTAELAAEGTARDVVRVAQQARRDAGLVVSDRIVATVAAPMAVRDAIDEHRSFVAGEILADSVELTEESPQGALVGAVGDKDTEIAVSVVKSGS, from the coding sequence ATGGCTTACCCGAAGGTCCCGTTCAACGGCGCGAGTTCCGACGGCACCGAAGCGGCAGAGCGGACCGGGACGGTGTCCGCACAGCCGTCCTTTCCCGCGATCGAACGCGCGGTGCTGGACTTTTGGGCGCGCGACGATACTTTCCGTGCCAGTGTCCAAGCCAGGGAACCCGGAACCGACGGTTCCAACGAGTTCGTTTTCTACGACGGACCCCCTTTCGCCAACGGCCTGCCCCACTACGGACACCTGCTGACCGGTTACGTCAAGGACGTGGTCCCGCGGTACAAGACCATGCGTGGTCAGCGGGTCGAGCGCAGGTTCGGCTGGGACTGCCACGGACTTCCCGCCGAGGTGGAGGCGGAGAAGCAGCTCGGCATCAACACCAAGTCCGAGATCGAGTCCATGGGGATCGCCGAGTTCAACGAGGCCTGTCGTTCCTCCGTGCTCAACTACACCGACGAGTGGCAGGACTACGTCACCAGGCAGGCGAGGTGGGTGGACTTCGCCAACGACTACAAGACGCTGGACCTGGACTACATGGAAAGCGTCATGTGGGCGTTCCGGAACCTCTGGGACAAGGGGCTCGTCTACAACGGGTTCCGGGTGCTCTGGTACTGCTGGCGGTGCGAGACGCCGTTGTCCAACACCGAGACCAGGATGGACGATGTCTACCGCCAGCGTCAGGACCCGGCCGTGACGGTGGGGCTGAGGCTGCACGCGAACGGTGCGTCGTTCGACGGCGCCTACGCGCTGGTCTGGACGACCACCCCGTGGACGCTGCCGTCCAACCTGGCCGCGGCCGTGCATCCCGACATCGAGTACGTGCTGGTGCAACCCGCCGAGAGCGACCGGCGTTACGTCGTGGCCGCGGACCGGTTGCAGGCCTACTCCCGTGAGCTCGGCGAGGACGTGGCCGAACGCGTGCTCGCGCGCTTTTCCGGCAGCGAACTGCTCGGGGTGGCCTACGACCCTCCGTTCGACTTCTTCCGGGGCAGGTCGAACGCGCACCGCATCCTGGAAGCCGACTACGTGACCACCGAGGACGGTACCGGTCTCGTGCACATCGCTCCGGCCTTCGGTGAGGAGGACAAGACCGTAACCGACGCGGCCGGGATCGATCCGGTGGTTCCCGTGGACGCGCACGGGCGGTTCACCTCCGAGGTCGTCCCCTACGAGGGCCAGCAGGTCTTCGAGGCGAACAAGCAGATCATCCGGGATCTCAAGGACTCAGGGCTGTTGTTGCGGCACGAGACCTACGACCACCCCTATCCCCACTGCTGGCGCTGCGACAACGCGCTCATCCAGCGAGCCGTTTCGTCCTGGTTCGTCGCCGTGAGCCAGTTCAAGGACCGGATGGTGGAACTCAACCAGCGGATCGACTGGGTACCGGAGCACATCCGGGACGGCCAGTTCGGCAAGTGGTTGGAAAACGCCAGGGACTGGAACATCTCGCGCAACCGCTACTGGGGCTCGCCCATCCCGGTGTGGATGTCCGATGACCCGAACCACCCGCGCACCGACGTCTACGGTTCGCTGGACGAGCTGGAAGCGGATTTCGGGGTCCGGCCCGGGAACCTGCACCGTCCGGACATCGACGAGCTGACGCGGCCCAACCCGGACGACCCCACGGGCAGATCCACCATGCGTCGGGTCCCCGACGTGCTGGACTGCTGGTTCGAGTCCGGAGCCATGCCGTTCGCCCAGGTGCACTACCCGTTCGAGAACGCGGAGTGGTTCGAGCACCACTATCCGGGCGACTTCATCGTGGAGTACAGCGGGCAGACCCGCGGCTGGTTCTACACGCTGCACGTGCTGGCCACCGCGCTGTTCGACCGTCCGGCTTTCTCCCACGTGGTCGCGCACGGCATCGTGCTCGGGCACGACGGGTTGAAGATGTCCAAGTCCAAACGCAACTATCCGGACGTGCGCGAGGTCTTCGAGCGCGACGGTTCGGACGCGATGCGTTGGTTCCTGATGTCCAGCCCCGTCCTGCGCGGGGGCGACCTCGTGGTCACGGAGAAGGGCATCCGGGACGCGGTGCGGCAGGCCGTGCTCCCGCTGTGGAACTCCTGGTACTTCCTGGCGCTGTACGCCAATGCCGAGGGGTTCGAGGGGAGCTGGCGTACCGACAGTCGGCACGTGCTCGACCAGTACGTGCTGGCGAAGACGCGGGAGCTGGTCGAGGACGTTCAGGCGGCCATGGACGTGTTCGACCTGGCCGGTTCCTGTGCCTCGGTCCGGGATTTCCTCGAGGTGCTGACCAACTGGTACGTCCGGCGCTCCAGGGACCGCTTCTGGGCGGGTGACCGTGACGCGATCGACACGCTGCACACGGTGCTGGAGGTCACCTGCCGGGTGCTCGCTCCGCTGCTTCCGCTCACGGCCGAGGCGGTTTGGCGCGGGTTGACCGGTGAACGCTCCGTGCACCTGGCGGACTGGCCCTCGGCGGAGCAGCTGCCCTCCGATCCGGAGCTGGTGCACGCCATGGACAGCGTTCGGCGGGTGTGCTCCACCGCTCTCGGGTTGCGCAAGTCGAACAAGCTCCGGGTGCGGCTCCCGCTGCGGCGGTTGACCGTGGCACTGCCGCAGGCGGAGGCGTTGCGGCCGTTCGTGGAGTTGATCCGCGACGAGGTCAACGTCAAGAACGTCGAACCGACCACCGAGGTGGCCGCGCACGGGCACTTCGAGATCTCGGTCAACGCGCGCGCGGCCGGTCCGCGACTCGGAGGGGACGTGCAGAAGGTGATCAAGGCCGTCAAGTCCGGGGAGTGGACGCGTACTTCGAGCGGGAACGTTTCCGCCGCGGGGATCGAGCTGCGTCCGGAGGAGTTCTCCGAGCACCTCGTCTCCACCGATTCCGGAGCGGCCGCCGCGCTGCCGAGCGGTGAGGGGTTGGTCGTGCTGGACACGGAGGTGACCGCGGAGCTCGCGGCCGAGGGGACGGCTCGCGACGTGGTCCGGGTGGCCCAGCAGGCCCGGCGGGACGCCGGGCTGGTGGTCTCGGACCGCATCGTCGCCACGGTCGCGGCCCCGATGGCCGTGCGGGACGCGATCGACGAGCACCGCTCGTTCGTCGCGGGAGAGATCCTGGCCGATTCCGTGGAGTTGACGGAGGAGTCCCCCCAGGGGGCATTGGTCGGCGCGGTGGGGGACAAGGACACCGAGATCGCCGTGTCGGTGGTCAAGTCCGGGTCCTGA
- a CDS encoding AsnC family protein encodes MDVHLLNAVAETGRAAVHELAAHLGMDVRDVAARLAALSTTGLPLVVGVECDPNGIRNALATAGAQPMQYPGTPQAPGQPSGNYPVPPMAGGNPAMGGPPPQPPHQSGQHSGNHPVYGGPSGPYTPQSGSYPAPAPPPQPPQPPQGGAPPPQQTPPQPPAPQNPSPGQPPQWPAGSQPGQGPPPGGPPGAPAGWGPPGSASWTRADQPNPAGSAAPQQPPVPRSGKVGTKLEGVGPGGEPVSILLVEVVDPADFLFSAAGHTLAEGERAVVVHTELTNRGSTVYDAPPDANLVLVTTEGSPVSKASVSLSSRPPHSSGVSPGETGGGHTVFVLSENTELSTVEWSPRPEPGPNSLTWDISDL; translated from the coding sequence GTGGATGTACACCTGCTGAACGCCGTCGCCGAAACAGGGCGCGCGGCGGTGCACGAACTCGCCGCTCATCTCGGAATGGACGTGCGGGACGTGGCCGCACGGCTGGCCGCACTGTCCACGACCGGACTGCCGCTCGTGGTCGGCGTGGAATGTGATCCGAACGGAATTCGCAACGCTCTGGCCACAGCGGGTGCGCAGCCGATGCAGTACCCCGGAACCCCACAGGCGCCCGGCCAACCGAGCGGGAACTATCCGGTCCCGCCCATGGCCGGAGGAAATCCGGCCATGGGGGGCCCTCCACCGCAACCACCCCACCAGTCCGGGCAACACAGCGGTAACCACCCGGTCTACGGAGGGCCGAGCGGCCCCTACACACCGCAGAGCGGCTCGTACCCGGCACCCGCCCCACCGCCGCAACCACCCCAACCTCCGCAGGGCGGCGCACCTCCGCCCCAGCAAACACCGCCGCAGCCCCCGGCTCCGCAGAATCCGTCCCCGGGGCAACCACCGCAGTGGCCGGCGGGCTCCCAACCCGGCCAGGGCCCCCCGCCGGGCGGACCACCGGGTGCCCCAGCGGGGTGGGGGCCACCCGGTTCCGCCTCCTGGACCAGGGCGGACCAACCGAACCCCGCGGGGAGCGCGGCACCTCAGCAGCCACCCGTCCCCCGCTCGGGCAAGGTGGGAACCAAGCTCGAGGGGGTCGGCCCCGGCGGGGAGCCGGTCTCCATCCTGCTGGTCGAAGTGGTGGATCCGGCCGACTTCCTGTTCAGCGCGGCAGGGCACACCCTCGCCGAGGGCGAGCGCGCCGTCGTCGTGCACACCGAGCTGACGAACAGGGGGTCCACGGTTTACGACGCGCCGCCCGACGCGAACCTGGTTCTGGTCACCACGGAGGGGTCACCCGTTTCCAAGGCATCGGTCTCGCTGTCCTCCCGGCCACCGCACAGCTCCGGCGTGTCCCCCGGTGAGACGGGCGGTGGGCACACCGTCTTCGTGCTCTCCGAGAACACCGAGTTGAGCACGGTCGAGTGGTCACCACGGCCCGAGCCGGGCCCCAACTCACTGACCTGGGACATCTCGGACCTCTGA
- a CDS encoding helix-turn-helix transcriptional regulator, with product MVRLPLTSEQIEAGKRLGTLLRDARGERDPHEVARVAGISPETLRKIESGRLPTPAFGTVIGLGDALGLPTQELAAVWRGAPSTHSVRGAPAADPAGETAR from the coding sequence ATGGTGCGTCTTCCGCTCACGTCCGAGCAGATCGAGGCGGGGAAACGGCTCGGCACCCTACTCCGGGACGCCCGAGGCGAGCGCGATCCCCACGAGGTGGCACGAGTCGCGGGCATATCCCCGGAAACCCTGCGCAAGATCGAATCCGGACGGTTGCCCACCCCGGCCTTCGGCACCGTCATCGGTTTGGGGGACGCGCTAGGGCTGCCTACGCAGGAGCTGGCGGCCGTATGGCGCGGTGCCCCCTCAACCCACTCCGTCCGGGGAGCCCCCGCCGCGGACCCCGCGGGCGAGACGGCGCGCTGA
- the gndA gene encoding NADP-dependent phosphogluconate dehydrogenase has translation MSDKAQIGVTGLAVMGRNLARNLARSGHRVAVHNRHRERTDELIEQFGSEGEFVPSHSLRELVDSLERPRRIVVMVKAGGPTDAVIEELVPMLDHDDIVIDAGNANFEDTLRRESSLSERGVRFVGTGVSGGEEGALHGPSIMPGGSASAYRELEPILRSIAADVDGTPCVTHVGENGAGHFVKMVHNGIEYADMQLIAETYDLLRGVLGRGPGEIAETFREFDRGRLDSYLIGITAEVLDHTDPRTGRPFVDVVLDQAEQKGTGRWTVQNALELASPVSGIAEAVFARSMSGQVQLRQAGSDLPGPSTPAEQPDPGRFVADVEQALYASKIIAYAQGFNQIRAGSETYDWNIDYGAVATIWRGGCIIRAKFLDRIRAAYDQNPELPSLLGDEDFRQALEQAQDSWRRVVATATSLGIPVPGMSAALAYYDTVRAERLPASLIQGQRDYFGAHTYRRTDVDGVFHTEWAGDRSEHEA, from the coding sequence ATGAGCGACAAGGCACAGATCGGCGTCACCGGACTGGCGGTCATGGGCCGCAACCTGGCGCGCAACCTCGCTCGCAGCGGCCACCGCGTCGCGGTGCACAACAGGCACCGCGAGCGCACCGACGAACTGATCGAGCAGTTCGGCTCGGAGGGGGAGTTCGTACCGAGCCACTCGTTGCGCGAACTGGTCGACTCCCTGGAACGCCCTCGCCGCATCGTGGTGATGGTCAAGGCGGGAGGCCCCACCGACGCGGTGATCGAGGAACTGGTCCCGATGCTGGACCACGACGACATCGTCATCGACGCGGGCAACGCCAACTTCGAGGACACCCTGCGTCGCGAGTCCTCCCTCTCCGAACGGGGCGTGCGCTTCGTCGGAACCGGGGTTTCCGGTGGTGAGGAAGGCGCACTGCACGGTCCCAGCATCATGCCCGGGGGCTCGGCGAGCGCCTATCGCGAGCTGGAACCGATCCTGCGTTCGATCGCGGCCGACGTCGACGGCACCCCGTGTGTCACCCACGTGGGCGAAAACGGCGCGGGGCACTTCGTCAAGATGGTGCACAACGGCATCGAGTACGCCGACATGCAGCTCATCGCCGAGACCTACGACCTGCTGCGCGGCGTCCTCGGTCGCGGACCCGGCGAGATCGCGGAGACCTTCCGCGAGTTCGACCGCGGACGCCTGGACTCCTACCTGATCGGGATCACCGCCGAGGTGCTCGACCACACCGACCCCCGGACCGGCCGCCCCTTCGTGGACGTCGTGCTCGACCAGGCCGAACAGAAGGGCACCGGCCGCTGGACCGTGCAGAACGCTCTCGAACTGGCCAGTCCGGTCAGCGGCATAGCCGAAGCGGTCTTCGCCCGCTCGATGTCCGGACAGGTGCAGCTGCGCCAGGCGGGCAGCGACCTTCCCGGCCCGTCCACCCCAGCCGAACAACCCGATCCCGGGCGGTTCGTCGCCGACGTGGAGCAGGCGCTCTACGCCTCGAAGATCATCGCCTACGCGCAGGGCTTCAACCAGATCCGGGCCGGAAGCGAAACCTACGACTGGAACATCGACTACGGAGCGGTGGCCACGATCTGGCGGGGTGGCTGCATCATCAGGGCGAAGTTCCTCGACCGCATCCGCGCGGCCTACGACCAGAACCCGGAGCTCCCCAGCCTGCTGGGCGACGAGGACTTCCGGCAGGCCCTCGAGCAGGCCCAGGACTCGTGGCGCCGTGTGGTGGCCACCGCGACTTCCCTCGGCATCCCCGTACCCGGGATGTCGGCCGCGCTGGCCTACTACGACACCGTCCGCGCCGAGCGGCTGCCCGCTTCGCTGATCCAGGGGCAGCGGGACTACTTCGGCGCGCACACCTACCGCCGCACCGACGTCGACGGGGTCTTCCACACGGAGTGGGCAGGCGACCGTTCCGAACACGAGGCCTGA
- a CDS encoding RluA family pseudouridine synthase, whose translation MSDLRTLPVPDGLDGMRVDSGLAKLLGMSRSAVAALTESDDVELDGSPVGKSDRLLAGSWLEVRLPESEEPAAVVPVPVEGLTVVHEDDDIVVVNKPIGVAVHPSPGWEGPTVLGGLAAAGITLANSGPPERQGVVHRLDAGTTGVMVLAKSDHAYSVLKRAFKERTVDKHYHALVQGHPDPSKGTIDAPIDRHPRHDYKFAVVAEGKPSVTHYEIVEAFRAASLVDVKLETGRTHQIRVHFSAVRHPCVGDLTYGADPVLAQRLDLTRQWLHAYSLVFEHPAHGRRVTFDSAYPADLQRALDELRAQDH comes from the coding sequence TTGAGTGACCTGCGAACACTGCCTGTTCCGGACGGCCTGGACGGTATGCGGGTCGATTCGGGACTGGCCAAACTGCTGGGGATGTCCCGCAGCGCGGTCGCCGCGCTGACCGAGTCCGACGACGTGGAGTTGGACGGCTCCCCGGTCGGCAAGTCGGACCGTCTGCTGGCAGGCTCCTGGCTGGAGGTGCGGTTACCCGAGAGCGAGGAACCGGCCGCGGTGGTTCCCGTCCCGGTCGAGGGACTGACGGTGGTGCACGAGGACGACGACATCGTGGTGGTGAACAAACCCATCGGGGTGGCGGTGCACCCCAGCCCCGGTTGGGAGGGTCCGACCGTGCTGGGTGGGCTGGCCGCCGCGGGGATCACGCTCGCGAACTCCGGACCGCCGGAACGCCAGGGAGTGGTTCACAGGCTGGACGCGGGCACCACCGGAGTCATGGTCCTCGCGAAGTCGGACCACGCCTATTCGGTGCTCAAGCGTGCGTTCAAGGAACGCACCGTGGACAAGCACTACCACGCGCTGGTGCAGGGCCATCCCGATCCGAGCAAGGGGACGATCGATGCGCCGATCGACCGTCACCCCCGGCACGACTACAAGTTCGCGGTGGTCGCGGAGGGCAAGCCCAGCGTCACGCACTACGAGATCGTGGAGGCGTTCCGGGCGGCCTCGTTGGTGGACGTGAAGTTGGAGACCGGACGGACCCATCAGATCCGGGTGCACTTCTCGGCGGTGCGGCATCCCTGTGTCGGGGACCTGACCTACGGAGCCGACCCCGTCCTCGCGCAGCGACTCGATCTCACGCGCCAGTGGCTGCACGCCTATTCGCTGGTCTTCGAACATCCGGCCCACGGCAGGCGGGTCACGTTCGACAGCGCCTACCCCGCTGATCTGCAACGCGCTCTGGACGAGCTGCGCGCCCAGGATCACTGA
- the map gene encoding type I methionyl aminopeptidase produces MIELKSTAEIDHMRSTGRFVSEVLTELGENATAGTNLLELEERARAALRRRGAKSCYWDYEPSFGDGPFRNVVCLSVNDAVLHGLPRDYVLGDGDVLSMDLAVEIDGWVADSARSVIVGTPAEEDVRLVRATEEALEAGIAAARPDSRLGDVSAAIGAVAREYGYSVNTEFGGHGLGRTMHEEPHVSNEGTRGRGLRLRPGLTIALEPWFARLTDRIVLDEDGWTIRSADGSRTAHSEHTVAVTEGGPLVLTRP; encoded by the coding sequence TTGATCGAGTTGAAGTCCACTGCCGAGATCGACCACATGCGTTCCACGGGGCGGTTCGTGAGCGAAGTGCTGACCGAGCTGGGTGAGAACGCCACAGCGGGGACGAACCTTCTCGAGCTCGAGGAGCGCGCTCGTGCGGCTCTTCGTCGTCGTGGAGCGAAGTCCTGCTACTGGGACTACGAGCCCTCGTTCGGTGACGGCCCGTTCCGCAATGTCGTCTGTCTCTCCGTGAACGACGCGGTGCTGCACGGCCTGCCCCGTGACTACGTTCTCGGTGACGGGGACGTGCTGAGCATGGACCTCGCGGTCGAGATCGACGGATGGGTGGCCGATTCGGCTCGTAGCGTCATCGTGGGAACGCCGGCCGAGGAGGACGTTCGTCTCGTGCGGGCCACCGAGGAAGCCCTGGAGGCCGGGATCGCGGCCGCTCGGCCGGACAGCCGGCTGGGGGATGTCTCGGCGGCGATCGGGGCCGTCGCACGCGAGTACGGCTACTCGGTCAACACGGAGTTCGGCGGGCACGGACTGGGGCGGACCATGCACGAGGAACCGCACGTATCCAACGAGGGAACCAGGGGACGTGGACTGCGCCTGCGTCCCGGGCTGACCATCGCCCTCGAGCCCTGGTTCGCCCGCCTGACCGACCGGATCGTCCTCGACGAGGACGGGTGGACGATTCGCTCGGCGGACGGTTCACGCACGGCTCACTCCGAGCACACCGTGGCGGTCACCGAAGGGGGACCACTGGTGCTGACCCGGCCCTGA